From a single Streptomyces liliifuscus genomic region:
- the iolD gene encoding 3D-(3,5/4)-trihydroxycyclohexane-1,2-dione acylhydrolase (decyclizing), with protein sequence MSRSTLRLTVAQALVRFLAAQYTERDGVRHRLIAGTWGIFGHGNVAGIGQALLEAGEDTMPFHQGRNEQAMVHAAVGHARQLNRLSAQAVTTSIGPGATNLVTGAALATVNRLPVLLLPGDYFATRAADPLLQQLEHPVEADLSVNDTLRPVSRYFDRITRPEALIPSALNAMRVLADPVETGAVTLALPQDVQAEAYDWPEEFFADRIWHVRRPAPEPAELAAAAEAVRGSRRPLIVAGGGIHHSEAEPALKAFVEATGIPVASTQAGKGSLRYDHPADVGGVGHTGTAVADELARTADLVIGVGTRYTDFTTASATLFQEPGVRFVNLNVAAFDAHKLSARTLVADARAGLEALTEALSGHRVDAAYEAEYRAGKERWEEVVDAVYRADDEHAVPTQTQVLGALDAVVGDDDVVINAAGSLPGDLHKLWRARSPRQYHLEYGYSCMGYEIPAGIGVQQAAPGTPVWSLVGDGTYLMMPTEIVTAVQEGLPVNLVLIQNHGYASIGGLSAETGGERFGTAYRYRAADGSFTGAPLPVDLAANAASLGMDVLRAKTVRELRDALATARASDRPTCVYVETDPTPTAPAAEAWWDVPVAEVATRDAASRARERYDRRVVDRRRHL encoded by the coding sequence ATGAGCCGCTCCACCCTTCGCCTGACCGTCGCCCAGGCACTGGTGCGTTTCCTGGCCGCGCAGTACACCGAACGCGACGGCGTACGGCACCGGCTGATCGCCGGGACCTGGGGGATCTTCGGCCATGGCAACGTCGCCGGTATCGGCCAGGCGCTCCTGGAGGCCGGCGAGGACACCATGCCGTTCCACCAGGGACGCAACGAACAGGCCATGGTGCACGCCGCGGTCGGCCACGCCCGCCAGCTGAACCGGCTCTCCGCGCAGGCGGTCACCACCTCCATCGGCCCGGGCGCCACCAACCTGGTCACCGGCGCGGCCCTGGCCACGGTCAACCGCCTTCCGGTGCTGCTCCTGCCCGGCGACTACTTCGCGACGCGCGCCGCCGACCCGCTGCTCCAGCAGCTGGAGCACCCCGTCGAGGCGGACCTGTCGGTCAACGACACCCTGCGTCCGGTCTCCCGCTACTTCGACCGGATCACCCGCCCCGAGGCGCTGATCCCCTCCGCCCTGAACGCGATGCGCGTGCTCGCCGACCCCGTCGAGACCGGCGCCGTCACCCTCGCCCTGCCGCAGGACGTGCAGGCCGAGGCGTACGACTGGCCCGAGGAGTTCTTCGCCGACCGGATCTGGCACGTACGCCGCCCGGCCCCCGAACCGGCCGAGCTCGCGGCAGCCGCGGAAGCCGTACGAGGCTCCCGGCGCCCCCTGATCGTCGCGGGCGGCGGCATCCACCACAGCGAGGCCGAGCCGGCCCTCAAGGCGTTCGTGGAGGCCACCGGCATCCCGGTCGCGTCCACCCAGGCCGGCAAGGGCTCCCTGCGGTACGACCACCCGGCGGACGTCGGCGGCGTCGGCCACACCGGCACCGCCGTCGCCGACGAACTGGCCCGCACCGCCGACCTGGTCATCGGCGTCGGCACCCGCTACACGGACTTCACCACCGCCTCCGCCACGCTCTTCCAGGAGCCGGGCGTGCGGTTCGTGAACCTCAACGTGGCCGCCTTCGACGCGCACAAGCTGAGCGCCCGCACCCTGGTCGCCGACGCCCGCGCCGGTCTGGAGGCCCTCACCGAGGCGCTGTCCGGCCACCGCGTGGACGCGGCGTACGAGGCCGAGTACCGCGCGGGCAAGGAGCGCTGGGAGGAGGTCGTGGACGCCGTCTACCGGGCGGACGACGAGCACGCCGTCCCCACCCAGACCCAGGTCCTGGGCGCCCTGGACGCCGTGGTCGGCGACGACGACGTCGTCATCAACGCGGCCGGCTCGCTCCCCGGCGACCTGCACAAGCTCTGGCGTGCGCGGAGCCCGCGCCAGTACCACCTGGAGTACGGCTACTCCTGCATGGGCTACGAGATCCCGGCGGGCATCGGCGTCCAGCAGGCCGCCCCCGGCACCCCCGTCTGGTCACTCGTCGGCGACGGCACGTACCTGATGATGCCCACCGAGATCGTCACCGCCGTCCAGGAGGGCCTGCCCGTCAACCTGGTGCTCATCCAGAACCACGGGTACGCCTCCATCGGCGGCCTCTCCGCGGAGACGGGCGGCGAGCGCTTCGGCACCGCCTACCGCTACCGGGCCGCCGACGGCAGCTTCACCGGCGCCCCGCTGCCCGTGGACCTGGCCGCCAACGCGGCCAGCCTCGGCATGGACGTCCTGCGCGCCAAGACCGTCCGCGAACTGCGCGACGCCCTGGCCACGGCCCGCGCCTCGGACCGGCCGACGTGTGTGTACGTCGAGACCGACCCGACGCCCACCGCCCCCGCCGCAGAGGCCTGGTGGGACGTACCGGTCGCCGAGGTCGCCACCCGCGACGCCGCCTCCCGCGCCCGCGAGAGGTACGACCGGCGTGTCGTCGACCGCCGCCGCCACCTCTGA
- a CDS encoding CoA-acylating methylmalonate-semialdehyde dehydrogenase, producing MQNINHWIGGKPVEGASGRFGPVYNPATGAQEKQVPFASVDEVDAAVASARAAFESWGTASLAKRTTVLFKYRELLDAHRDEIAELITAEHGKVHSDALGEIARGMEIVELACSVPQLVKGELSTQVSTRVDVAAIRQPLGVVAGITPFNFPAMVPMWMFPLAIACGNTFVLKPSEKDPSASYRLAELASEAGLPDGVLNIVQGDKVAVDRLLEHPDITAVSFVGSTPIAKYIQLKGIEHGKRVQALGGAKNHMLVLPDADLDFAADQAINAAYGSAGERCMAVSVVVAVGDTGDELVDKIAERAKGLKIGPGNDAASEMGPLITREHRDKVASYVAGAAAQGAEVVVDGTGFTVPGHEDGFFIGVSLLDKVPVTADAYKDEIFGPVLCVVRAETYDEAIALINSSRWGNGTAIFTRDGGAARRFQLEVQAGMVGVNVPIPVPVGYHSFGGWKDSLFGDHHIYGNDGIAFYTQGKVITTRWPDPADSGGINLGFPSHS from the coding sequence ATGCAGAACATCAACCACTGGATCGGGGGGAAGCCCGTCGAGGGCGCCTCCGGCCGCTTCGGCCCCGTCTACAACCCCGCCACGGGCGCCCAGGAGAAGCAGGTGCCCTTCGCCTCCGTGGACGAGGTGGACGCCGCCGTCGCCTCCGCGCGGGCCGCCTTCGAGAGCTGGGGGACCGCCTCGCTGGCCAAGCGCACGACCGTCCTCTTCAAGTACCGCGAGCTGCTCGACGCGCACCGCGACGAGATCGCCGAGCTGATCACCGCCGAGCACGGCAAGGTGCACTCGGACGCGCTCGGTGAGATCGCCCGCGGCATGGAGATCGTCGAACTCGCCTGTTCCGTACCGCAGTTGGTGAAGGGTGAGCTTTCCACGCAGGTCTCCACGCGCGTCGACGTGGCCGCGATCCGCCAGCCGCTCGGTGTCGTCGCGGGCATCACGCCCTTCAACTTCCCGGCCATGGTGCCGATGTGGATGTTCCCGCTCGCCATCGCCTGCGGCAACACCTTCGTGCTCAAGCCGAGCGAGAAGGACCCCTCCGCCTCCTACCGGCTGGCCGAACTCGCCTCCGAGGCGGGCCTCCCCGACGGCGTGCTCAACATCGTGCAGGGCGACAAGGTCGCCGTGGACCGCCTCCTGGAGCACCCCGACATCACGGCCGTCTCCTTCGTCGGCTCCACGCCCATCGCCAAGTACATCCAGCTCAAGGGCATCGAGCACGGCAAGCGCGTACAGGCTCTCGGCGGCGCCAAGAACCACATGCTCGTACTGCCCGACGCCGACCTGGACTTCGCCGCCGACCAGGCCATCAACGCCGCCTACGGCTCGGCCGGCGAGCGCTGCATGGCCGTCTCGGTCGTCGTCGCCGTCGGCGACACCGGCGACGAGCTGGTCGACAAGATCGCCGAGCGGGCCAAGGGCCTGAAGATCGGCCCCGGCAACGACGCGGCCAGCGAGATGGGCCCGCTCATCACCCGCGAGCACCGCGACAAGGTCGCCTCGTACGTCGCGGGCGCGGCCGCCCAGGGCGCCGAGGTCGTCGTGGACGGAACCGGATTCACCGTCCCGGGCCACGAGGACGGCTTCTTCATCGGCGTCTCGCTCCTCGACAAGGTGCCGGTCACCGCGGACGCGTACAAGGACGAGATCTTCGGCCCGGTGCTCTGCGTGGTCCGCGCCGAGACCTACGACGAGGCCATCGCGCTGATCAACAGCTCCCGCTGGGGAAACGGCACCGCGATCTTCACCCGGGACGGCGGCGCCGCCCGCCGCTTCCAGCTGGAGGTCCAGGCCGGCATGGTCGGCGTGAACGTGCCGATCCCCGTGCCCGTCGGCTACCACTCGTTCGGCGGCTGGAAGGACTCCCTCTTCGGGGACCACCACATCTACGGCAACGACGGCATCGCCTTCTACACGCAGGGCAAGGTCATCACCACCCGCTGGCCCGACCCGGCCGACAGCGGCGGCATCAACCTCGGCTTCCCCAGCCACTCCTGA
- a CDS encoding GntR family transcriptional regulator, producing the protein MAETETVRQANAAAFDSLEVALDRGSPIPLYYQLAQQLESAIEHGALAPGNLLGNEVDIAARLGLSRPTVRQAIQSLVDKGLLVRRRGIGTQVVHSQVRRSLELSSLYDDLAAAGQSPATRVLRNEIQSASPEVAAALGIPEGRDVIVLERLRSTHGESVAHLTNYLPATLLDLDTERLEATGLYRMMRAAGITLHSARQTVGARCATADEGTLLDEPEGAALLTMCRTAYDDTGRAVEYGTHVYRAARYTFDFQLLVRP; encoded by the coding sequence GTGGCAGAGACCGAGACCGTACGTCAGGCGAACGCCGCCGCGTTCGACAGCCTGGAGGTCGCCCTGGACCGGGGCAGCCCGATCCCGCTCTACTACCAGCTCGCCCAGCAACTGGAGTCCGCGATCGAGCACGGGGCGCTCGCCCCGGGCAACCTGCTGGGCAACGAGGTGGACATCGCCGCCCGGCTCGGCCTGTCCCGGCCGACCGTCCGCCAGGCCATCCAGTCCCTGGTGGACAAGGGCCTGCTGGTGCGCCGCCGCGGCATCGGCACCCAGGTGGTGCACAGCCAGGTCAGGCGTTCGCTGGAACTGAGCAGCCTCTACGACGACCTGGCGGCCGCCGGACAGAGCCCCGCCACCCGGGTGCTGCGCAACGAGATCCAGTCGGCCTCGCCCGAGGTCGCCGCGGCTCTGGGCATCCCCGAGGGCCGGGACGTCATCGTGCTCGAACGGCTGCGCTCCACCCACGGCGAATCCGTGGCCCACCTGACCAACTACCTGCCCGCCACGCTTCTCGACCTGGACACCGAACGGCTGGAGGCGACCGGCCTCTACCGGATGATGCGGGCCGCCGGAATCACCCTGCACAGCGCCCGCCAGACCGTGGGCGCCCGCTGCGCCACCGCCGACGAGGGGACCCTGCTCGACGAGCCGGAGGGAGCCGCGCTGCTCACCATGTGCCGCACGGCCTACGACGACACCGGGCGGGCCGTAGAGTACGGGACCCACGTCTACCGCGCCGCGCGCTACACGTTCGACTTCCAGCTGCTCGTACGGCCCTGA
- a CDS encoding SpoIIE family protein phosphatase — protein sequence MATSEESGVARRRFDMADAAVVLLDARMAVAGWTGDAERLFGYRRAEVVGRAAAELLMPEDAERLPDLTRRCGRNGGWTGLLAVRHRDGHPVVTTLRVVPAVEAAEGPPRWVVLAADSTGAAGWDMSRSVLERLASHSPIGIAIVDADLRYVWSNAALEQFGGGPAHQRIGKRLADIQPGLNAQALEAVMRQVLETGEAVVGYEHVGTVRSAPHRDTAHAMSFTRLDDDHGNPIGVYYTVVDVTERYRARQRLTLLDQAGKRLGRTLDVMRTAQELADVAVPGLADFVTVDLLETVLEGGEPVSGPLSGTDAVPLRRAGHQSVNEGVPEAVVEIGEVAAYVAEAPPIRALTGGTSWIEERLDPLAPEWATDIAGDRAATFLDLGLHTAMIVPVRARGTMLGITTFFRRHRQDPFDQDDLGLAEEVVGRAALSLDNARRYTRERDAALVLQRHLLPHRLPEQDAMEVAACYRPADELTGLGGDWFDVIPLSGARVALVVGDVVGHGIEAAAAMGRLRAAVQTLADLDLPPEEVLAHLDDLVDRAGYEDDSAAPRADGVRAKGASCLYAVYDPVGGRCSMAAAGHGLPAIVAPDGTVDFPELPPGPALGVSGPPFESVELPLAEGSVLALCTDGLLAAEGPAPQRDAAADRERLRRVLERRAPSLDDRCQAVVEALVPARPPDDVVLLMARARRLDAQRTVSWELPSDPAAVADVRKRTSRQLCEWGLDELTFTTELVVSELVTNAIRHASGPIRLRLIMSRTLVCEVWDASPTAPHLRHPKTTDEGGRGLFLVSQFTQRWGTRYTQDGKIIWTEQSLTGPEI from the coding sequence GTGGCTACGAGCGAGGAGAGCGGCGTGGCGCGGCGGCGGTTCGACATGGCGGACGCCGCGGTGGTGCTGCTGGACGCCCGCATGGCGGTGGCCGGCTGGACCGGCGACGCCGAGCGGCTGTTCGGCTATCGCCGGGCCGAGGTCGTCGGCCGGGCCGCGGCCGAGCTGCTGATGCCCGAGGACGCCGAGCGCCTGCCCGACCTGACCCGCCGCTGCGGCCGCAACGGCGGCTGGACCGGACTCCTCGCGGTGCGCCACCGCGACGGGCACCCCGTCGTCACCACGCTGCGGGTCGTCCCGGCCGTGGAGGCCGCCGAGGGGCCGCCGCGCTGGGTGGTGCTTGCCGCCGACTCGACCGGCGCCGCGGGCTGGGACATGAGCCGCTCGGTGCTGGAGCGGCTGGCCTCGCACTCACCCATCGGCATAGCGATCGTCGACGCGGACCTGCGGTACGTGTGGTCGAACGCGGCGCTGGAGCAGTTCGGCGGCGGACCCGCGCACCAGCGGATCGGGAAACGGCTCGCGGACATCCAGCCGGGTCTGAACGCGCAGGCCCTGGAGGCGGTGATGCGCCAGGTCCTGGAGACCGGTGAGGCCGTCGTCGGCTACGAACACGTCGGTACGGTCCGCTCGGCGCCGCACCGGGACACGGCCCACGCGATGTCGTTCACCCGGCTCGACGACGACCACGGCAACCCGATCGGCGTGTACTACACCGTCGTGGACGTCACCGAGCGCTACCGGGCCCGCCAACGCCTCACCCTCCTGGACCAGGCCGGCAAGCGCCTCGGCCGAACCCTGGACGTCATGCGGACCGCCCAGGAGCTGGCCGACGTGGCGGTGCCGGGACTCGCCGACTTCGTCACCGTCGATCTGCTGGAGACCGTCCTCGAAGGCGGCGAGCCCGTCTCCGGGCCCCTGAGCGGGACGGACGCGGTGCCGCTGCGCCGGGCCGGCCACCAGTCGGTGAACGAGGGCGTCCCCGAGGCCGTGGTCGAGATCGGTGAAGTGGCCGCCTACGTGGCCGAAGCACCCCCGATCCGCGCGCTGACCGGCGGCACGTCCTGGATCGAGGAGCGGCTCGACCCGCTGGCCCCGGAATGGGCCACGGACATCGCGGGCGACCGGGCCGCCACCTTCCTCGACCTCGGACTGCACACCGCGATGATCGTGCCGGTGCGGGCCCGCGGCACCATGCTCGGGATCACCACGTTCTTCCGGCGCCACCGGCAGGACCCCTTCGACCAGGACGACCTGGGCCTGGCCGAGGAGGTCGTCGGCCGCGCGGCGCTGTCCCTCGACAACGCCCGCCGCTACACCCGGGAGCGCGACGCGGCCCTCGTGCTGCAGCGCCATCTGCTGCCGCACCGGCTCCCCGAGCAGGACGCGATGGAGGTCGCCGCCTGCTACCGGCCGGCCGACGAGCTGACCGGACTCGGCGGCGACTGGTTCGACGTCATCCCGCTGTCGGGCGCGCGGGTCGCCCTGGTGGTGGGCGACGTCGTGGGCCACGGCATCGAGGCCGCCGCGGCCATGGGCCGGCTGAGAGCCGCCGTACAGACCCTCGCCGACCTGGACCTGCCGCCCGAGGAGGTGCTCGCCCACCTCGACGACCTGGTCGACCGGGCCGGATACGAGGACGACTCCGCGGCCCCGCGCGCCGACGGCGTACGGGCGAAGGGCGCCAGCTGTCTGTACGCGGTGTACGACCCGGTCGGCGGCCGGTGCTCCATGGCCGCCGCGGGCCACGGTCTGCCCGCGATCGTCGCCCCCGACGGCACGGTCGACTTCCCCGAGCTGCCGCCCGGACCCGCGCTCGGTGTGAGCGGCCCGCCCTTCGAGTCGGTCGAACTGCCGCTCGCGGAAGGCAGCGTGCTCGCCCTGTGCACCGACGGCCTGCTCGCCGCCGAGGGGCCCGCGCCGCAGCGGGACGCCGCCGCCGACCGGGAGCGGCTGCGCCGGGTGCTCGAACGGCGGGCGCCCAGCCTCGACGACCGCTGCCAGGCCGTGGTGGAGGCACTGGTCCCGGCCCGCCCGCCGGACGACGTGGTGCTGCTGATGGCCCGCGCCCGCCGCCTCGACGCGCAACGGACGGTGTCCTGGGAACTGCCCAGCGACCCGGCGGCCGTCGCCGACGTACGCAAGCGGACGTCACGGCAGCTGTGCGAGTGGGGCCTGGACGAGCTGACCTTCACCACCGAACTCGTCGTCAGCGAACTCGTCACCAACGCCATCCGGCACGCCTCCGGGCCGATAAGACTGCGGCTGATCATGTCGCGGACCCTGGTCTGCGAGGTCTGGGACGCCAGCCCCACCGCCCCGCACCTGCGTCACCCGAAGACGACCGACGAGGGCGGCCGCGGCCTGTTCCTGGTCTCCCAGTTCACCCAGCGCTGGGGCACCCGCTACACCCAGGACGGCAAGATCATCTGGACCGAGCAGTCACTCACGGGCCCGGAGATCTGA
- a CDS encoding beta-glucosidase family protein — MSDTVSRRSVLRLLGGATAVALAATAGPPSLAHAAAARRQPAAGPRVEGLLTKLTLDEKLSLLHGATDPKALGQAGYVPGVERLGIPPLRLADGPAGVRVKQHATALPAPVLLAAAFDPGLARRYGQVIGREGRALGQDVLLSPMVNLIRTPYAGRNFETFSEDPLLSADLVAEEIKGIQGEGLIATVKHYAMNNQEKDRDSIDVRVDEQTLNEVELRAFEAAVGAGARAVMGAYNKVNGTYACESKELLTGILRDRWGFEGWVMTDWHAAHSTVASLTAGLDMEMPNGKYFGAALKTAVQNGSVSEEYVDRAVRRILTTMDDFGMLDGSAPPRPARNPSAGAAVALEVAKAGATLLHNRSGMLPLTGEAARSIAVVGPTGSLPFVSGGGSAHVVPDHAERPLDAIKSRAGQGAQVSYALGEDLFGKPLPEDALTEGIDPEGQRVAAGKTWTYKGTLTVEDDDEWTFVVHYSGTRPKVLLDGVDLFPVATGLAEYFAGGLVSAAPDGLAVRRRTLGLAPGEHRVEITAKGGAQGQTFRLRHVTGATRAQDVAEAVKAARAAESVVLFAYEDATENQDRTTLALPGHQVGLIEAVTAVNPRTTVVLNTSSSTSMPWLERTAAVLQMYYPGQEGAAATAAVLFGDCDPGGRLTQTFPVDDDHHPVAGDTRRYPGVNGVEEYSEGVHVGHRWYDAEDVRPLFPFGHGLSYTSFVYEDLGLERTGDGLEVAFTVRNTGRRAGVDIPQVYVGPSPDLRLDRAEKVLGGYQRLTLAAGESRRVTVRIEERTLSSWNAERHGWVLGTGTRTVWVGASAGEPRLSGRVRV; from the coding sequence ATGTCCGACACCGTGTCCCGGCGGTCCGTCCTGCGCCTGCTGGGCGGCGCGACCGCCGTCGCCCTGGCCGCGACCGCGGGGCCCCCGTCCCTCGCGCACGCGGCCGCCGCCCGGCGACAACCGGCCGCGGGCCCCCGCGTCGAGGGACTGCTCACCAAGCTCACCCTGGACGAGAAGCTCTCCCTGCTGCACGGCGCCACCGACCCCAAGGCCCTCGGCCAGGCCGGTTACGTGCCCGGCGTGGAACGGCTCGGCATCCCGCCGCTGCGCCTCGCCGACGGCCCCGCCGGAGTCCGCGTCAAGCAGCACGCCACCGCCCTGCCCGCGCCCGTCCTGCTCGCCGCCGCCTTCGATCCCGGTCTCGCCCGCCGCTACGGCCAGGTCATCGGCCGCGAGGGCCGAGCCCTCGGCCAGGACGTGCTGCTCTCCCCGATGGTCAACCTCATCCGCACCCCGTACGCGGGCCGCAATTTCGAGACGTTCAGCGAGGACCCGCTGCTCTCCGCCGACCTCGTGGCCGAGGAGATCAAGGGCATCCAGGGCGAGGGCCTCATCGCGACCGTGAAGCACTACGCGATGAACAACCAGGAGAAGGACCGCGACTCCATCGACGTACGGGTCGACGAGCAGACCCTCAACGAGGTCGAGCTGCGCGCCTTCGAGGCCGCCGTCGGTGCCGGCGCCCGCGCGGTCATGGGCGCCTACAACAAGGTCAACGGCACCTACGCCTGCGAGAGCAAGGAACTGCTCACCGGCATCCTCCGCGACCGCTGGGGCTTCGAGGGCTGGGTGATGACCGACTGGCACGCGGCCCACAGCACGGTCGCCTCGCTCACCGCGGGCCTCGACATGGAGATGCCGAACGGCAAGTACTTCGGGGCCGCGCTGAAGACGGCCGTCCAGAACGGAAGCGTCTCCGAGGAGTACGTCGACCGGGCCGTGCGTCGCATCCTCACCACCATGGACGACTTCGGGATGCTCGACGGCAGTGCCCCGCCCCGCCCGGCACGCAACCCTTCGGCGGGCGCGGCGGTCGCCCTGGAGGTCGCCAAGGCGGGTGCCACCCTCCTGCACAACAGGAGCGGCATGCTGCCCCTGACCGGCGAGGCGGCCCGCAGCATCGCCGTCGTCGGCCCCACCGGCTCGCTGCCCTTCGTCAGTGGCGGCGGCAGCGCCCACGTCGTCCCCGACCACGCCGAGCGACCCCTGGACGCCATCAAGTCCCGCGCGGGACAAGGCGCCCAGGTGTCCTACGCGCTCGGCGAGGACCTCTTCGGCAAGCCCCTGCCCGAGGACGCGCTCACCGAGGGCATCGACCCGGAGGGCCAGCGGGTCGCCGCCGGGAAGACCTGGACGTACAAGGGGACGCTCACCGTCGAGGACGACGACGAGTGGACCTTCGTCGTCCACTACTCCGGCACACGGCCCAAGGTGCTCCTCGACGGCGTCGACCTCTTCCCGGTGGCGACCGGGCTCGCGGAGTACTTCGCGGGCGGTCTGGTGTCGGCCGCGCCCGACGGCCTCGCGGTGCGCCGCAGGACGCTCGGTCTCGCCCCCGGAGAGCACCGGGTCGAGATCACCGCGAAGGGCGGCGCCCAGGGACAGACGTTCCGGCTGCGGCACGTCACCGGCGCCACCCGCGCCCAGGACGTCGCCGAGGCGGTCAAGGCGGCCCGGGCCGCGGAGAGCGTCGTGCTCTTCGCGTACGAGGACGCCACCGAGAACCAGGACCGCACGACCCTCGCGCTCCCCGGCCACCAGGTCGGGCTGATCGAGGCGGTGACGGCGGTGAACCCCCGTACGACCGTCGTCCTCAACACCTCCTCCTCGACGTCGATGCCGTGGCTGGAGCGCACCGCCGCCGTGCTGCAGATGTACTACCCGGGCCAGGAGGGCGCGGCCGCCACCGCCGCCGTCCTGTTCGGCGACTGCGACCCCGGCGGACGGCTCACCCAGACCTTCCCGGTGGACGACGACCACCACCCGGTCGCGGGCGACACACGCCGCTACCCGGGTGTGAACGGCGTCGAGGAGTACTCGGAGGGCGTCCACGTCGGCCACCGCTGGTACGACGCCGAGGACGTGCGGCCGCTGTTCCCGTTCGGGCACGGACTCTCGTACACCTCCTTCGTGTACGAGGACCTGGGACTGGAGCGGACCGGGGACGGGCTTGAGGTGGCGTTCACCGTGCGGAACACGGGACGGCGGGCCGGGGTCGACATCCCGCAGGTCTATGTGGGCCCTTCGCCGGACCTCCGACTCGACAGGGCCGAAAAGGTGTTGGGCGGCTATCAGCGGCTCACGCTGGCGGCGGGGGAGTCGCGCAGGGTCACCGTGCGCATCGAGGAGCGCACGCTCTCCTCGTGGAACGCCGAGCGGCACGGCTGGGTGCTCGGCACCGGGACGCGGACCGTCTGGGTGGGGGCCTCGGCGGGTGAACCGCGCCTCAGCGGGAGGGTGCGGGTGTGA
- a CDS encoding DedA family protein: MHVQEWLETVPAVSIYALVGVVIGLESLGIPLPGEIILVSAALLASQHGDINPVVLGACAVAGAIIGDSIGYAIGRKGGRPLLAWLGAKFPRHFSEGHIATAEKSFEKWGMWAVFFGRFVALLRIFAGPLAGVLRMPYWKFLTANVLGGILWAGGTTAVIYYVGVVAESWLKRFSWLGLVLALLIGLTSMLVLKRKAKKVSAEREAERPAAEREPIPATD; the protein is encoded by the coding sequence TTGCACGTCCAGGAGTGGCTAGAGACCGTGCCTGCGGTCAGCATCTACGCGCTGGTGGGCGTGGTCATCGGCCTGGAGAGCCTGGGCATTCCGCTGCCGGGCGAGATCATCCTCGTCTCCGCGGCGCTGCTCGCCTCCCAGCACGGTGACATCAACCCCGTCGTCCTCGGCGCCTGCGCCGTCGCCGGCGCGATCATCGGTGACTCCATCGGCTACGCCATCGGCCGCAAGGGCGGACGCCCACTGCTTGCATGGCTCGGCGCGAAATTCCCGAGGCACTTCAGCGAGGGCCATATCGCCACCGCCGAGAAGTCCTTCGAGAAGTGGGGCATGTGGGCCGTGTTCTTCGGCCGCTTCGTCGCCCTGCTGCGGATCTTCGCGGGCCCGCTCGCGGGTGTGCTGCGCATGCCGTACTGGAAGTTCCTGACCGCCAACGTCCTCGGCGGCATCCTCTGGGCCGGCGGCACCACCGCGGTCATCTACTACGTCGGCGTCGTCGCCGAGTCCTGGCTCAAGCGCTTCTCCTGGCTCGGCCTGGTCCTGGCCCTCCTCATCGGCCTCACCTCGATGCTGGTCCTCAAGCGCAAGGCGAAGAAGGTCTCGGCAGAGCGAGAGGCAGAGCGGCCGGCGGCCGAGCGCGAGCCGATCCCGGCGACGGACTAG
- a CDS encoding gamma carbonic anhydrase family protein, whose amino-acid sequence MTHEALIAGVGGKDPKVDQEAFVAPMSVVLGEVTLHPGASVWYGAVLRAECGPIVIGADSNVQDNCTLHVDPGFPVTVGERVSIGHNAVVHGATVEDDCLVGMGATILNGAVIGAGSLVAAQALVPQGMRVPPGSLVAGVPAKVKRELTKEEREGVSLNGTLYVELAKAHREAHGG is encoded by the coding sequence ATGACGCACGAGGCGCTGATCGCGGGCGTGGGCGGCAAGGATCCGAAGGTGGATCAGGAGGCGTTCGTCGCCCCGATGTCCGTGGTGCTCGGCGAGGTGACGCTGCACCCGGGCGCGAGCGTCTGGTACGGGGCGGTGCTGCGGGCCGAGTGCGGGCCCATTGTCATCGGCGCGGACAGCAACGTGCAGGACAACTGCACGCTGCATGTCGACCCCGGGTTCCCCGTGACCGTCGGGGAGCGGGTGTCGATCGGGCACAACGCCGTGGTGCACGGTGCCACTGTCGAGGACGACTGTCTGGTCGGGATGGGGGCGACGATTCTCAACGGGGCGGTGATCGGGGCGGGGTCGCTGGTTGCCGCGCAGGCGCTTGTCCCGCAGGGGATGCGGGTGCCGCCGGGGTCGCTCGTCGCGGGTGTGCCCGCCAAGGTGAAGCGGGAGCTCACGAAGGAGGAGCGGGAGGGTGTTTCGCTGAACGGGACGTTGTATGTGGAGCTTGCGAAGGCGCACCGGGAAGCGCACGGGGGCTGA